A window of Phocoena phocoena chromosome 6, mPhoPho1.1, whole genome shotgun sequence contains these coding sequences:
- the LCN8 gene encoding epididymal-specific lipocalin-8: MEAGLLSAVLGIILVQVEMTTQDLDLQKIAGSWREVGVASSQNLALQTPKRLEALFLTLSGGELTVKAAYNREGAWAYSEINVSGKFVFPGHREIQVIDTDYKQYAILRVSLHWRDKEFHVLKYFIRNLEGEYEPGFWKFRELTADTGLYLVARHGRCAKLLKEASLSQSPGLRGAPGPPGCWQALGGTRPRPEHAWGSQVGRVLGAAEGSCWSLLGSCWVLVL; the protein is encoded by the exons ATGGAGGCCGGGCTGCTGAGCGCCGTCCTGGGCATTATCCTGGTGCAGGTGGAAATGACCACGCAGGACCTGGACCTGCAGAAG ATTGCAGGGTCCTGGCGGGAAGTTGGGGTGGCCTCCAGCCAAAACCTGGCACTGCAGACCCCAAAGAGGCTGGAGGCCTTGTTCCTGACCTTGAGTGGGGGGGAGCTGACTGTGAAGGCTGCGTATAACAGGGAAGGGGCCTGGGCATA ctcagaaataaatgtttCGGGGAAATTTGTTTTCC CAGGCCACAGGGAGATCCAGGTGATAGACACAGACTACAAACAGTACGCCATCCTGAGGGTGTCCCTCCACTGGCGGGACAAGGAATTCCACGTGCTCAAGTATTTCA TTCGGAACCTTGAGGGCGAGTATGAACCAGGCTTCTGGAAGTTCCGTGAGTTGACCGCAGACACGGGACTGTACCTGGTGGCCCGGCACG GGAGGTGTGCCAAGCTCCTGAAGGAGGCGAGCCTTTCCCAGAGTCCCGGCCTGAGGGGAGCCCCTGGGCCTCCAGGGTG CTGGCAGGCCCTGGGGGGCACGCGCCCACGTCCTGAGCATGCCTGGGGCTCCCAGGTGGGCCGTGTACTGGGAGCTGCTGAGGGCTCCTGCTGGAGCCTTCTGGGCAGCTGCTGGGTCCTGGTGCTGTGA
- the LOC136125169 gene encoding LOW QUALITY PROTEIN: epididymal-specific lipocalin-5-like (The sequence of the model RefSeq protein was modified relative to this genomic sequence to represent the inferred CDS: inserted 2 bases in 2 codons) produces the protein MRGKVIAALLGLFLALAAGVEDLSLKDFDFAQFSGLWYEIAFXSNLEPQGSPRMKKMGTVMVQQEGPHLALTSVSDHTSYCVEEKSQAVKGXAPGRFKLPMESGGKEVTVVASDYETYSIMNAVFHKGGKARSVLKLYSRMVEHDEKATDRFLVKATEHGLSAVDVQLLSKDLTCVNLLPQVAFPSHLEEESGVRGAVGLSGADRAEVQTVGRAVRGCLRVEAVSSLSWASSSSGHRGWTESVVRAPVLQPLMLSRPTRRSAQPRQFLGSPRILSPQDLHCVV, from the exons ATGAGGGGCAAGGTGATCGCAGCCCTGCTGGGGCTGTTCTTGGCGCTGGCGGCCGGTGTGGAGGACTTGAGCCTGAAGGACTTCGACTTTGCCCAG TTTTCAGGTCTCTGGTATGAGATTGCCT ACTCCAACCTGGAGCCCCAGGGCTCGCCCCGGATGAAGAAGATGGGGACCGTAATggtgcagcaggaggggccccaCCTGGCCCTGACCTCCGTGTCTGACCA CACGAGCTACTGTGTGGAGGAGAAGAGCCAGGCTGTGAAGG TTGCCCCCGGGAGGTTCAAGCTTCCTATGGAGTCTG GAGGCAAAGAGGTCACTGTGGTGGCCTCGGACTACGAGACATACAGCATCATGAATGCTGTCTTCCACAAAGGAGGGAAGGCCCGCAGTGTTCTGAAACTTTATA GCCGGATGGTGGAACACGACGAAAAAGCCACGGACAGGTTCCTCGTAAAGGCCACGGAGCACGGGCTGTCAGCAGTGGATGTGCAGCTGCTCTCCAAGGACT TGACCTGCGTGAACTTGCTGCCCCAGGTG GCCTTCCCGTCACACCTGGAAGAGGAGTCTGGGGTCCGAGGGGCGGTGGGACTGTCTGGGGCAGACAGAGCAGAGGTCCAGACAGTGGGCCGAGCCGTGAGGGGCTGCCTGAGGGTCGAGGCCGTCAGCAGTCTGTCCTGGGCCAGCTCCTCCTCTGGTCACAGAGGCTGGACTGAGAGTGTGGTCCGGGCACCTGTCCTGCAGCCCCTCATGCTGTCCCGTCCTACCAGGAG GTCAGCCCAGCCTCGTCAGTTCCTGGGGTCACCCCGCATTCTCTCACCCCAGGACCTGCACTGTGTTGTATGA